TCTTTTATTTCCTGCCTTTGTCGTCTCATTAACGCATATGCCGAGATGACGACCTTGGCATTTTCCCACACATCCGGTCGAGTAAACAAACCCCGGCCACCGGGGAGCAAAGGAACGGACTCGCGCCCACGCAAGAGACCGGCAGATCGTTTTAGTGCttctcgtttttttttttttttatggcaTGACTCTACATTTAGTCCCCTAGTCCCACTGGTTCGCCCCTCGTTCAATAAAGCCCCTTgaggaagaaagaaaggaaggcaaaagaaaatcaaagagcaacaagaagaaaatcaATACCCCCACGGGCAGTTCGCGCTGTTTCGCGGCCCGGAAATAAGGACGCGACAGAAAAAACTTTCCAGGGTGGGCTCCTGTTTCCCAGCTAGGTGCATGTGTCATGAATAGTTTCCAAGCCCATCTCTGGGTATCTCTCTTGTGCAAGGTACTGCATACTTTTTCCCttcttttttaatttaaaatcCCCCCCTCGTTTGCGAATCGCTCTTTTTGGTACTAGAGCAACGTGTATCAAGGCAATGAATGTAACGGCCGGCCTTCCGGTGGGATAGTTGGCATGTGTCTCAAAaaacctaaaaaaaaaaaacagagggATAGAGGCTATACCAGATAAAGGCTATGATAACACCTACTTCGGTGAGAAGTGTTGAATTAAAAAAAACTACAATAGTAAAAAAACCCCTCGTTTGTTCCGAAGTGGTCTAGACCTTTGCGGCGACCCAGAGTTTGGTAACCTGTGACCTCATTCTTTGTTCGTTCTGATTCCCAAATGAAATATAAGGGGATCCAATACCACAAAAAGAGGGAGGGGAGGGAAGAAACCCTTGCCGGGGAGCCGTGGAGAAACGCTAAGGATTACAGTACACCTTGTGTGGGGTGGGACTCTACCCAGGCTGATGGAAGCTTGCATGtgctgaacaaaaaaaaaagggtcagAGCTATCTTGGCTACCTCAACACGGCAAAACTAGCTAGGGATCTTGACTCGCGGGCAGGTTTTCAACAACATTCAAAACTTGGTCCGTTGCTACGCTATTCGCCAGTCAATGTTGCCTTGCCCAAATCACACGCCCTCAATCGGCGATTGGAACAGCAAATCTTGGGAGGAACGGGGTCTTCTCCCCTTATATTGGCCGTTTTGGGATTACTGATCATGGCGTTCAAGCCTTTGGGTTATGCCAACTTCACAATCCCATATCTCCTCCAAAAACTGGGAAGATAAAGCCGCTAGTCTCAAGAATGCCCTTTTCGTGTCTTCCTCTCCACCGTGTTCCTTCAGCTTTGCTTTGCTAGTTAATTTACTTTTGTGGAGAGAGACTGGCTGGCGAGATGTCGGGAAATAAAGATATATTTGCCGGCGATTATCAGCGAGATCCCGATGGCCGCAGGGCAACAGATCCATTTGCCTGCGCGTTGAGTAAATCGATGTGTTTAGCCAGTACCCACCCCATTCGTCTCGGTCGAGTCGATGAGGCTCATGATTCACCCCATAATTCTTCATCCTCGGCACACATCCGCGCCATCTCGAACTGCTCGTCCGTCCGACAAACGAGGACCCTGTGCTTTGCATCCCTCGCACCGACTTCGCTCACGATCCTCTCGTCATTATCGACGATCGCAGCGTCGTCTCCATCGGCGGCAAGGCGAAATCCAAGGCATCGACACTGCTCCACCACCTTCTTCCTCAGCAGCGCGCTCTTTTCGCCAATGCCTCCCGCAAAGACGAGCGCGTCGACATCGCCGCCCAGGCTAACATAGTACTGCCCGATGAATCCGCAGACGCGATCGACAAAGAGGTCAAATGCGAGGCTGTCCCGACCAGAGTCCccttcggcggcggcggctatcTCCCCAAAGTCCGTCGTGCCAGCCAGCGCTTTCCACCCGGATTCCTTGTTGAGTATCTCTTCGGCGCGTGAGATATGCAGGTCGCGCGTCGAATTGGGCGATAGCCTGCCCACATCGCTGGCGTAGTGGAACACGAGGCTCGGGTCCACGCTGCCGCTCCTCGTCGCGCCGGGCAGGCCAGCCACGGGCGTGAGGCCCATGCTCGTGTCGCGGCTCCTCCCCTTCTGTATCGCGCACGCGCTCGCCCCGGACCCCAGGTGCAGCGCAATCAGGCTCGTCTCCTCGACAGGCTTGCCTAGGTGCTCCGCAGCTGCCCTCGTGATGAACGAGTAGCTGATTCCGTGAAATCCGTACTTGCGGAGTCCGTTCTTTCGCGCACGTGCCTGGTCGATCGGGTACGTGTGGATGTGGCGTGGAATGGAGGCGTGAAACTGTGTGTCAAAGCAGGCCACGTTGATGGCGTCTTCCAGCCCGTCCATGTCCATGCATGCCTTGACGATGCCCAGCGATGGTTTGTTGTGGAGCGGTGCGAGCTCGCTGAGCGCGTCCAGTCGCTCCAGGGTCTTCCGCCCGACCTTTTCGGTGCGTGATGCATCGCCGCCGTGAACGATTCTGTGCGCGATAAAGTCAATGTCTGACCTTTGTCCCAGTTGTGGCAGTTCGCGAGAGTCGAACAACACATCCAAGATGCGTTTGAACGCAGTTATCTGCGAGTCGGCGTCCTTGACCTCTTGGCCATCCTGCAACTTTTCGTCTTTCCCGTCGCTGTCGTTTCTCTTCTTAAACGTGAGTTTTGTGGGCGGTGCTGTCAGCCCGCTCATTTGGATCTCGGCGATGGGCTTCGGAGGCTGCCCAGATGCTGCTACCTCGTACACCGAGACCTTGACCGAGGATGAGCCGGCGTTGACCGATAGTATAACTGCCATTTCTGTGAATCTCTGCAAGTTTCCAACTTTTTCCAGTCAGGATGAGGCTTATTCTGTGATCAAGCAGTGAACCTGCGTGCTTTTCACGTCCGATGACCAGGCCATTGGAACAAGTCCTTTCTGCTGACGCAAGATAAAACAGTGTCGTCCAGCATTGGCAGTGGGCGTCCCACAATGATGAGCAGCTCCGCGACTATTAGCTCTCCAGGAAAGGAAAAGCAACTGACGTCTTCATTGTGCTGCGAGTTCAATGACGTAATTGCAACGTGCTTACCCTCGCACACACTC
The Pyricularia oryzae 70-15 chromosome 1, whole genome shotgun sequence DNA segment above includes these coding regions:
- a CDS encoding acetate kinase, producing MAVILSVNAGSSSVKVSVYEVAASGQPPKPIAEIQMSGLTAPPTKLTFKKRNDSDGKDEKLQDGQEVKDADSQITAFKRILDVLFDSRELPQLGQRSDIDFIAHRIVHGGDASRTEKVGRKTLERLDALSELAPLHNKPSLGIVKACMDMDGLEDAINVACFDTQFHASIPRHIHTYPIDQARARKNGLRKYGFHGISYSFITRAAAEHLGKPVEETSLIALHLGSGASACAIQKGRSRDTSMGLTPVAGLPGATRSGSVDPSLVFHYASDVGRLSPNSTRDLHISRAEEILNKESGWKALAGTTDFGEIAAAAEGDSGRDSLAFDLFVDRVCGFIGQYYVSLGGDVDALVFAGGIGEKSALLRKKVVEQCRCLGFRLAADGDDAAIVDNDERIVSEVGARDAKHRVLVCRTDEQFEMARMCAEDEELWGES